The following proteins come from a genomic window of Microbacterium sulfonylureivorans:
- a CDS encoding lipase maturation factor family protein, with amino-acid sequence MDGFAAVDFEFARQVLQRGIAALFVIAFVSTLNQFRPLLGERGLLPAPELLEWARTSPRGRMLRPTLFRRLGYTDRRLAALCWTGIAIAAALVCGIPQLLTPWAPMVCFLALWLGYMSVVSIGQTFYGFGWEMLLLEAGFLAAFLGSSTEPAPTVVVVLFWWLVFRLEFGAGMIKIRGGREWRDLTALTYHHETQPMPGPLSRQAHLLPRWFHRGEVLGNHFAQLVVPWFLFAPLLGLWVPGPGPAIVGAAAAAVVIATQLWLIVTGNFAWLNWATVVIAFSAIGLPGVGAPGTPPSEDPPWVVDGMPLPWLVVTCLVGALYVVLSWWPLKNLFAHRQLMNASFNRWQLANAYGAFGTVTKERIEIVVEGTLDDDPDTAVWREYAFKGKPGDLRRIPRQFAPYHLRLDWLMWFLPLGRSLDDWFTAFLLRLLQADAATLRLLDGDPFAGSRPAWVRAVAYRYRFTTRAELRASGARWVRDRRHVVMTPIALGDPLRPSR; translated from the coding sequence ATGGACGGCTTCGCAGCGGTCGACTTCGAGTTCGCGCGGCAGGTGCTCCAGCGGGGCATCGCAGCACTGTTCGTCATCGCGTTCGTCTCGACGCTGAACCAGTTCCGTCCGCTGCTCGGCGAGCGCGGACTCCTCCCCGCCCCGGAGCTCCTCGAGTGGGCGCGCACATCGCCGCGAGGACGGATGCTGCGGCCGACGCTGTTCCGCCGGCTGGGCTACACCGATCGACGGCTCGCGGCGCTGTGCTGGACGGGCATCGCCATCGCTGCGGCACTCGTGTGCGGCATCCCGCAGCTGCTCACGCCCTGGGCGCCGATGGTCTGCTTCCTCGCGCTGTGGCTGGGGTACATGTCGGTCGTGAGCATCGGGCAGACGTTCTACGGCTTCGGGTGGGAGATGCTGCTGCTCGAAGCCGGGTTCCTCGCTGCGTTCCTCGGATCGTCCACCGAGCCTGCGCCGACCGTGGTCGTGGTCCTGTTCTGGTGGCTCGTGTTCCGCCTCGAGTTCGGCGCCGGCATGATCAAGATCCGCGGCGGACGAGAGTGGCGCGACCTCACGGCCCTCACCTACCACCACGAGACGCAGCCGATGCCCGGACCGCTCAGCCGGCAGGCGCACCTGCTGCCCCGCTGGTTCCACCGCGGCGAGGTGCTCGGCAACCACTTCGCGCAGCTGGTGGTGCCGTGGTTCCTGTTCGCGCCGCTGCTCGGGCTCTGGGTACCGGGGCCCGGACCGGCGATCGTCGGCGCCGCGGCCGCCGCGGTCGTCATCGCGACTCAGCTGTGGCTCATCGTGACGGGCAACTTCGCGTGGCTCAACTGGGCGACGGTGGTGATCGCGTTCTCTGCGATCGGGCTCCCGGGGGTCGGCGCGCCTGGGACACCGCCGTCGGAGGATCCGCCGTGGGTGGTCGACGGGATGCCGCTCCCCTGGCTCGTCGTCACGTGCCTGGTCGGCGCGCTGTACGTCGTGCTCAGCTGGTGGCCGCTGAAGAACCTGTTCGCGCATCGTCAGCTGATGAACGCGAGCTTCAACCGCTGGCAGCTCGCCAACGCCTACGGTGCGTTCGGCACGGTCACGAAGGAGCGGATCGAGATCGTCGTCGAGGGCACGCTCGACGACGACCCGGACACCGCGGTCTGGCGCGAGTACGCGTTCAAGGGCAAGCCGGGCGACCTTCGCCGCATCCCCCGCCAGTTCGCCCCGTACCATCTGCGGCTGGACTGGCTCATGTGGTTCCTTCCGCTCGGCCGTTCGCTGGACGACTGGTTCACGGCGTTCCTCCTGCGCCTGCTGCAGGCGGATGCCGCGACCCTCCGCCTCCTGGACGGCGATCCGTTCGCGGGCAGCCGCCCGGCGTGGGTGCGGGCGGTCGCCTACCGCTATCGCTTCACGACCCGCGCCGAACTCCGTGCGAGCGGCGCGAGGTGGGTGCGCGATCGCCGACACGTCGTGATGACGCCGATCGCTCTCGGCGACCCGCTCAGGCCTTCGCGGTGA
- a CDS encoding NAD(+) synthase: MSLPFESAYRHGFARIAACTLPVAIADPAANADAVLATARECDADSVAVALFPELCLTGYSIDDLVMQDAVLDAVVRAIERLVEASEDLFPMLVVGAPLRHRSRLYNCAVVIHRGELLGVAPKSYLPTYREFYERRWYAPGDDQAEEYIRVGGLEAPFGPDLLFEALDVPGLVVHAEVCEDVWVPIPPSAGAALAGATVLLNLSGSPITIARAEDRKDLCQSQSLRCLAAYAYAAAGMGESTNDLSWDGQTMVYEGGMLLAETERFPDGPRRSVADVDLDRLRQDRLRQGTFDDNRRTHDPQFRVVHFELEPPATDIGLRRPLDRFPFVPDDPTRLAQDCYEAFNIQVSGLEQRMRAIGGPKPVIGVSGGLDSTHALLVVARAMDRMGRPRSDILAYTMPGFATSEHTKSNAIALAESVGASIETIDIRPAASEILEGIGHPFADGEPVHDVTFENVQAGIRTDFLFRLANQHGGMVIGTSDLSELALGWATYGVGDQMSHYAVNAGVPKTLIQHVIRWVIAHREGVDEAEAAVLQAVLDTEISPELVPAGQDGKMQSTEDRIGPYSLHDFALFHILRYGFRPSKIAFLAAAAWGDKDAGAWPPGFPADDRFAYDLPTVAKWLQVFLRRYFAFAQFKRSAIPNGPKVSPAGSLSPRGDWRAPSDGNATVWLAELKAALPELVEE; the protein is encoded by the coding sequence AGCGCCTACCGGCACGGATTCGCCCGGATCGCAGCCTGCACCCTCCCCGTGGCGATCGCCGACCCGGCGGCGAACGCCGACGCCGTCCTCGCCACGGCGCGCGAGTGCGACGCCGACTCCGTCGCGGTCGCGCTGTTCCCGGAGCTGTGCCTCACCGGGTACTCGATCGACGATCTCGTGATGCAGGACGCCGTCCTGGACGCCGTCGTGCGTGCGATCGAGCGGCTGGTGGAGGCATCCGAGGATCTCTTCCCGATGCTCGTGGTGGGCGCACCGCTGCGCCACCGCAGCCGTCTCTACAACTGCGCCGTGGTGATCCACCGCGGCGAACTGCTGGGCGTCGCGCCGAAGTCGTACCTGCCGACCTACCGGGAGTTCTACGAGCGCCGCTGGTACGCGCCCGGCGACGACCAGGCGGAGGAGTACATCCGCGTGGGCGGGCTCGAGGCGCCGTTCGGTCCCGACCTGCTGTTCGAGGCGCTCGACGTCCCCGGGCTCGTGGTGCACGCCGAGGTGTGCGAAGACGTCTGGGTGCCGATCCCGCCGTCGGCGGGCGCCGCGCTCGCCGGCGCCACCGTCCTGCTCAACCTGAGCGGCAGCCCGATCACGATCGCGCGGGCCGAGGATCGCAAGGACCTGTGCCAGTCGCAGTCGCTGCGCTGCCTCGCCGCGTACGCGTATGCCGCTGCGGGCATGGGCGAGTCGACGAACGACCTCTCGTGGGACGGCCAGACCATGGTCTACGAGGGCGGGATGCTGCTCGCCGAGACGGAGCGCTTCCCCGACGGGCCCCGACGTTCGGTCGCCGACGTCGATCTCGACCGCCTCCGGCAGGACCGCCTGCGCCAGGGCACGTTCGACGACAACCGCCGCACGCACGATCCGCAGTTCCGCGTGGTGCACTTCGAGCTCGAGCCGCCCGCGACCGACATCGGCCTGCGCCGCCCGCTCGACCGGTTCCCGTTCGTGCCCGACGATCCCACCCGCCTCGCCCAGGACTGCTACGAGGCCTTCAACATCCAGGTGTCGGGCCTCGAGCAGCGAATGCGGGCGATCGGCGGACCGAAGCCGGTGATCGGGGTCAGCGGCGGGCTCGACTCGACGCATGCGCTGCTCGTGGTCGCTCGTGCGATGGATCGCATGGGCCGGCCGCGCAGCGACATCCTGGCGTACACGATGCCCGGGTTCGCGACGAGCGAGCACACCAAGTCGAACGCGATCGCCCTGGCCGAGTCGGTCGGCGCCTCGATCGAGACGATCGACATACGTCCCGCCGCGAGCGAGATCCTCGAGGGCATCGGGCATCCGTTCGCCGACGGCGAGCCCGTCCACGACGTGACGTTCGAGAACGTGCAGGCGGGCATCCGCACCGACTTCCTCTTCCGTCTGGCGAACCAGCACGGCGGCATGGTCATCGGCACCTCCGACCTGTCCGAGCTCGCGCTCGGCTGGGCGACGTACGGCGTCGGCGACCAGATGAGCCACTACGCCGTCAACGCCGGGGTCCCGAAGACCCTCATCCAGCACGTCATCCGCTGGGTGATCGCGCACCGGGAAGGCGTCGACGAGGCCGAGGCTGCGGTGCTGCAGGCGGTGCTCGACACCGAGATCAGCCCCGAGCTCGTGCCCGCCGGACAGGACGGGAAGATGCAGTCGACCGAGGACCGCATCGGTCCCTACTCGCTCCACGACTTCGCGCTGTTCCACATCCTCCGATACGGGTTCCGCCCGTCGAAGATCGCCTTCCTCGCGGCCGCGGCCTGGGGCGACAAGGATGCCGGGGCGTGGCCCCCCGGATTCCCCGCCGACGACCGGTTCGCGTACGACCTTCCGACCGTCGCGAAGTGGCTGCAGGTGTTCCTGCGGCGCTACTTCGCCTTCGCGCAGTTCAAGCGCTCGGCGATCCCCAACGGGCCGAAGGTCTCGCCGGCGGGCTCGCTGTCGCCCCGAGGCGACTGGCGGGCGCCGTCCGACGGCAACGCCACCGTGTGGCTCGCGGAGCTCAAGGCTGCTCTGCCGGAGCTCGTCGAGGAGTGA
- a CDS encoding SGNH/GDSL hydrolase family protein has translation MRISVRARRAVATLAASAVILTGSLFTANSAHAAPLPPDNVNVMAALGDSITQASMTCSSLVNCPANSWATGTTTSVASHLLRLRQTAAPDNAVGYNNSVAGAASSALNAQAQKAVTQGAKYVTIEIGANDACTKTVTAMTPTTTFKANVQAALATLSTSPAAPRVFVASIPNLQRMYDLNRSSLSARFAWGLLRTCQSMLANPTSTKAADVQRRAAVQQRVNEYNQALAEACAAYAACRYDGGAVAGYAFTKADISTRDYFHPSLSGQATLAAITWAKTQWVS, from the coding sequence ATGCGCATCTCAGTCCGGGCGCGTCGCGCCGTCGCCACCCTCGCCGCTTCGGCGGTCATCCTCACCGGAAGCCTGTTCACGGCGAACTCGGCGCACGCGGCACCGCTGCCGCCTGACAACGTGAACGTCATGGCCGCGCTCGGTGACTCGATCACGCAGGCGTCCATGACCTGCAGCAGCCTCGTCAACTGCCCGGCCAACAGCTGGGCGACCGGCACCACGACATCGGTCGCCTCGCACCTGCTCCGCCTCCGGCAGACGGCGGCGCCCGACAACGCCGTGGGCTACAACAACTCCGTCGCCGGCGCCGCGTCGAGCGCGCTCAACGCGCAGGCGCAGAAGGCCGTCACGCAGGGCGCCAAGTACGTCACCATCGAGATCGGTGCGAACGACGCGTGCACGAAGACGGTGACGGCGATGACACCGACGACCACCTTCAAGGCCAACGTGCAGGCCGCACTCGCGACGCTGTCGACGAGCCCGGCCGCTCCGCGCGTGTTCGTGGCGAGCATCCCGAACCTGCAGCGGATGTACGACCTCAACAGATCGAGTCTCAGCGCGCGGTTCGCGTGGGGTCTGCTCAGGACCTGCCAGTCGATGCTCGCGAACCCGACGAGCACCAAGGCGGCCGACGTCCAGCGCCGCGCTGCGGTGCAGCAGCGCGTCAACGAGTACAACCAGGCACTCGCCGAGGCGTGCGCCGCCTACGCCGCGTGCCGCTATGACGGCGGTGCCGTCGCCGGCTACGCGTTCACCAAGGCCGACATCTCGACGCGGGACTACTTCCACCCGTCGCTGTCGGGCCAGGCGACGCTGGCAGCGATCACCTGGGCGAAGACGCAGTGGGTGTCATGA
- a CDS encoding MFS transporter, which translates to MASTGVSGTFPPTAAIPLTPGARWRAFWVCVAVAAITILDLTKVNVALPSIGEVLDAGSTELQLIVSGFVLTFGLVLVPAGRLGDQRSRRMLFVVGLSLYTVTSIICALAPTATVLLVGRLLQGVAAGIQMPQVLGMAQELFQGKERGRAFGLFGATIGVATAFGPTVGGLLIALGGPTDGWRLIFWMNVPLCLIAIALVLWMLPSTRTRSRRKVQLDPVGVLLFGAAVVALMWPFLFTTGAPTDNPARWWLLIVFALFLTAFLAWERRYLARGRSPLIPLKLFRIGSYRNGTMLQTAYFTAAPALFLTTTLFLQIGLGLAPVYAGMVSIGFALASAVTSWVGGNLVGRFGRIVVVWGLAAMLACVGGLVLAAVYVDPAWTPYVMAAVMTVGGAGGGLVIAPNQTLTLMDIPVKQGGVAGSVGQLGQRIGAAIGTAVALSLFYATIYRESGNEDATVAYHDAYAFGMISVGLFLAIAFMVAIVDLTARRKGEAGARVTAKA; encoded by the coding sequence ATGGCGAGCACCGGAGTCTCAGGAACATTCCCGCCCACCGCGGCGATCCCGCTGACCCCGGGCGCGCGCTGGCGGGCGTTCTGGGTGTGCGTGGCCGTCGCCGCGATCACGATCCTCGACCTCACCAAGGTCAACGTCGCCCTGCCGTCGATCGGCGAGGTCCTCGACGCCGGGTCGACCGAACTGCAGCTCATCGTGTCGGGGTTCGTCCTCACGTTCGGCCTCGTCCTCGTTCCCGCCGGGCGCCTCGGCGACCAGCGCTCGCGCCGGATGCTGTTCGTGGTCGGGCTCTCGCTCTACACCGTGACGAGCATCATCTGCGCCCTCGCGCCGACAGCGACGGTTCTGCTCGTCGGACGGCTCCTGCAGGGGGTGGCTGCCGGCATCCAGATGCCGCAGGTGCTCGGGATGGCGCAGGAGCTGTTCCAGGGCAAGGAGCGCGGGCGAGCGTTCGGCCTGTTCGGCGCCACCATCGGCGTGGCGACGGCGTTCGGCCCGACGGTCGGCGGCCTGCTGATCGCGTTGGGCGGTCCGACGGATGGCTGGCGGCTCATCTTCTGGATGAACGTGCCGCTGTGCCTGATCGCGATCGCGCTCGTCCTGTGGATGCTCCCGTCCACGAGGACGCGTTCGCGCCGCAAGGTGCAGCTCGACCCGGTGGGGGTGCTGCTCTTCGGGGCAGCCGTCGTCGCCCTGATGTGGCCGTTCCTGTTCACGACGGGCGCGCCGACCGACAACCCGGCCCGATGGTGGCTGCTGATCGTCTTCGCGCTCTTCCTGACCGCGTTCCTCGCGTGGGAGCGCCGCTACCTGGCTCGGGGCAGGAGTCCGCTCATCCCGCTGAAGCTGTTCCGCATCGGGTCGTACCGCAACGGGACGATGCTGCAGACCGCGTACTTCACGGCCGCCCCGGCCCTCTTCCTGACCACCACGCTCTTCCTCCAGATCGGGCTCGGCCTCGCCCCGGTGTACGCGGGCATGGTCTCGATCGGGTTCGCGCTCGCGAGCGCCGTCACCTCGTGGGTCGGCGGCAACCTCGTCGGCCGCTTCGGCCGGATCGTGGTCGTCTGGGGACTCGCCGCGATGCTCGCCTGCGTCGGGGGCCTGGTGCTCGCCGCCGTCTACGTCGATCCCGCGTGGACCCCGTACGTCATGGCCGCCGTGATGACCGTCGGCGGTGCGGGCGGCGGCCTCGTCATCGCCCCGAACCAGACGCTCACGCTCATGGACATCCCCGTCAAGCAGGGCGGCGTTGCCGGCTCGGTCGGCCAGCTCGGCCAGCGCATCGGCGCGGCGATCGGCACGGCCGTGGCGCTGTCCCTCTTCTATGCGACGATCTACCGCGAGAGCGGGAACGAGGACGCGACCGTCGCCTATCACGACGCCTACGCCTTCGGGATGATCTCGGTGGGGCTGTTCCTCGCGATCGCCTTCATGGTGGCGATCGTCGACCTCACCGCGCGCCGCAAGGGCGAGGCCGGAGCCCGGGTCACCGCGAAGGCCTGA
- a CDS encoding nucleoside phosphorylase, with product MKLLVAALEAELVAFPDDLPGFDRLVTGPGKLQATYALTRALDARAYEEIVVVGTAGAIDARLDADVYDIDAAIQHDVTDIDGIVGQHVSLPTRMELGREGVTIATGDHFVDDAEAVSVIRPLGAGLVDMETYAYVWVAEQFGLPIRVLKAVSDRAQDDAITDWRATVTACSHQLRDTIRAEYGV from the coding sequence GTGAAGCTCCTCGTCGCGGCCCTCGAAGCCGAACTCGTCGCCTTTCCCGATGACCTCCCCGGCTTCGACCGGCTCGTGACCGGTCCGGGCAAGCTCCAGGCCACCTATGCCCTGACGCGCGCGCTCGACGCCCGCGCCTATGAAGAGATCGTCGTGGTCGGCACCGCCGGAGCGATCGACGCCCGCCTCGACGCCGACGTGTACGACATCGACGCCGCGATCCAGCACGACGTCACCGACATCGACGGCATCGTGGGCCAGCACGTCTCGCTGCCGACCCGCATGGAGCTCGGCCGCGAAGGCGTCACGATCGCGACCGGCGACCACTTCGTCGACGACGCGGAGGCCGTCTCGGTCATCCGACCGCTCGGTGCCGGGCTGGTCGACATGGAGACCTACGCCTACGTGTGGGTCGCCGAGCAGTTCGGCCTGCCGATCCGCGTGCTCAAGGCCGTGTCGGACCGCGCGCAGGACGATGCGATCACCGACTGGCGCGCGACCGTGACGGCGTGCAGCCACCAGCTGCGCGACACCATCCGCGCAGAGTACGGCGTCTAG
- a CDS encoding phytoene desaturase family protein yields MARRATVVGSGPNGLSAAVALARAGYEVRVLESSATVGGGVRSAELTLPGFVHDVCSAVHPAALSSPFFRAFGLGERIEWIRPEASYAQPLDGGRAAIAWRDIERTAAGLGRDGRMWLAALRPLSAHLDAVVDFTGSQLLRWPRHPITTVRYGLRALQLGSALGRGTFATEEADALLAGVLAHSNSRLPSVGAAASGLFLAAHGHAGDGWAFPRGGAQRIADVLADDLRAHGGEIETGSLVSTLDGLDWGDPDAGDLLLLDTTPRLALTHPDIPARYAAAIRRYRYGAAAAKVDFALDGPVPWLHPDVARAPTVHLGGTRAEVEASENAVARGSVTDRPYVLAVQPTVLDPTRAPEGKHVLWTYIHVPAGSSLDATELITRQVERFAPGFRDRVIATSTMTAAERFAYNPADIGGDILGGAFTFAQAIRRPTVSTTPWRTPMRGVYLASAASPPGPGVTGMPGWYAARQALRDTRGLRVDPEDLFRT; encoded by the coding sequence ATGGCCAGACGCGCGACCGTGGTCGGCAGCGGGCCCAACGGGCTCTCGGCCGCCGTCGCACTCGCGCGGGCGGGTTACGAGGTGCGGGTGCTCGAGTCGTCCGCCACCGTCGGCGGGGGCGTCCGCAGCGCGGAGCTGACGCTCCCCGGGTTCGTCCACGACGTGTGCTCGGCGGTGCATCCTGCGGCGCTGTCGTCGCCGTTCTTCCGCGCCTTCGGTCTCGGCGAGCGCATCGAGTGGATCCGCCCCGAGGCGTCCTACGCCCAGCCGCTCGACGGCGGCCGGGCGGCGATCGCGTGGCGCGACATCGAGCGCACCGCCGCCGGCCTCGGCCGCGACGGCCGGATGTGGCTCGCGGCGCTCCGTCCGCTGAGCGCGCACCTCGACGCCGTCGTGGACTTCACGGGATCGCAGCTGCTGCGGTGGCCTCGGCATCCGATCACCACCGTGCGCTACGGCCTGCGCGCACTGCAGCTCGGCTCGGCCCTGGGCCGGGGGACGTTCGCGACCGAGGAGGCCGATGCCCTGCTCGCCGGGGTCCTCGCCCATTCGAACTCCCGTCTGCCGAGCGTCGGCGCCGCGGCGTCGGGCCTGTTCCTCGCCGCCCACGGCCACGCGGGCGACGGCTGGGCGTTCCCCCGCGGCGGTGCTCAGCGCATCGCCGACGTGCTCGCCGACGACCTTCGCGCGCACGGCGGCGAGATCGAGACCGGGAGCCTCGTCTCGACCCTCGACGGCCTCGACTGGGGCGATCCGGATGCGGGCGACCTGCTTCTCCTCGACACGACGCCGCGACTCGCTCTCACGCACCCCGACATCCCCGCCCGGTACGCCGCGGCGATCCGGCGCTATCGATACGGGGCGGCGGCGGCGAAGGTCGACTTCGCGCTCGACGGGCCCGTGCCGTGGCTGCATCCCGATGTCGCGCGGGCGCCGACCGTGCACCTCGGCGGAACCCGCGCCGAGGTGGAGGCGAGCGAGAACGCGGTCGCGCGGGGCTCCGTCACCGACCGGCCGTACGTGCTGGCCGTGCAGCCTACGGTGCTCGACCCGACGCGGGCGCCGGAAGGCAAGCACGTGCTGTGGACGTACATCCATGTGCCCGCCGGCTCATCGCTCGACGCGACGGAGCTCATCACGCGTCAGGTCGAGCGCTTCGCCCCCGGATTCCGCGACCGCGTCATCGCGACGAGCACGATGACGGCGGCCGAGCGGTTCGCCTACAACCCGGCCGACATCGGAGGCGACATCCTCGGCGGCGCCTTCACCTTCGCCCAGGCGATCCGGCGTCCGACGGTGTCGACGACTCCGTGGCGCACGCCGATGCGGGGCGTCTACCTGGCGTCGGCGGCCTCGCCGCCCGGGCCGGGGGTGACGGGCATGCCCGGCTGGTACGCCGCGCGCCAGGCGCTGCGCGACACGCGGGGCCTGCGCGTCGACCCCGAGGACCTCTTCCGGACGTGA
- a CDS encoding AAA family ATPase — MRLHRLELTGFGPFRERQVVDFDAFADDGIFLIAGRTGAGKSSVLDGVTFGLYGGVPRYDGSERRLRSDHCAPEDPTSVSVEFSATGRRWRVTRSPEYERPKQRGTGMTTEPHRAQLDELVDGDWIGRAARPVDVARELDEILGLSQQQFLQVILLAQNRFAEFLLAKNDDRQKLLRRLFGTRTYEGYQAALEQRRKDAERDLASAGDGVALLLGEAERLLAAEGLEGAVEGEPSIASRLDSADLGVKRAQYRVETLQRERDEADASHRAAEASHAAARTLREKHDQRTRSRAALAAVEDAEPGIAADRVTLARAIAAEALRTPIESAADALAAQNRAEDGVLRAADAWRAHTGGDAPVRAELESLVERLTGDVAVWAAAETRERDLARTVDELAAGAAQEAEFDELLAGLDVVRDAFPARLAELEIELAAAQGAAGGADAAIAHRDEIAHRLAAARDAERLRVAARDADAAYLAAGAEHDAARRLVTDLLRRRIAGHAGELAAGLVDGDPCVVCGSTTHPSPAPSSDDPVSDDQVAEAEALRDAAAAVESAANARATASREELTAAAARAGGEQVAALTTALASAEAAVATATEAAALRDRLTTRRDALVVAEADARAEREALAARLAALRERLAGLAARAESARIAVDDARGGFDTVAARIAEATGRRRLAAALIDALSAAETAGDAARRVERDRDARVAASDFADAAEATAALLGPAERASLDGAIREHEVTLRTERDRLRDLELDLAGEPEEPVDVAGAAAALATARQRWIDAVDRAAQAMQAAQRLADLVSRAAGAHAAIGGLVDDHAVIERLANTVAGRAPNTHRMTLESFVLAAELEEIVESANLRLSDMSAGRYRLQHSDALAARGASSGLGLEIMDAHTGMARPPQSLSGGETFLASLALALGLAEVVTARAGGVRLDTLFIDEGFGSLDDDTLELAMRTLDELRQGGRTVGLISHVAAMKEQIPAQLSVQATPHGPSVIRQDAVTTV, encoded by the coding sequence GTGAGGCTCCACCGGCTCGAGCTGACCGGCTTCGGCCCGTTCCGCGAACGGCAGGTCGTCGACTTCGACGCGTTCGCCGACGACGGCATCTTCCTCATCGCTGGCCGAACCGGCGCGGGCAAGTCGAGCGTGCTCGACGGCGTCACGTTCGGTCTGTACGGCGGCGTGCCGCGCTACGACGGGTCCGAGCGGCGGCTGCGCAGCGACCACTGCGCGCCCGAAGACCCCACGAGCGTGAGCGTCGAGTTCAGCGCCACCGGCCGCCGATGGCGCGTGACGAGGTCGCCTGAGTATGAGCGGCCCAAGCAGCGGGGCACGGGCATGACGACCGAGCCGCACCGGGCGCAGCTCGACGAGCTCGTCGACGGCGACTGGATCGGCCGTGCCGCGCGACCGGTCGACGTCGCGCGAGAGCTCGACGAGATCCTGGGGCTGAGCCAGCAGCAATTCCTGCAGGTCATCCTCCTCGCCCAGAACCGCTTCGCCGAGTTTCTGCTCGCGAAGAACGACGACCGGCAGAAGCTGCTCCGGCGACTCTTCGGCACCCGCACCTACGAGGGCTACCAGGCGGCCCTCGAGCAGCGCCGAAAGGACGCCGAGCGAGACCTTGCATCCGCGGGCGACGGTGTCGCGCTGCTCCTCGGAGAGGCCGAGCGACTGCTCGCAGCCGAGGGTCTCGAGGGCGCGGTCGAGGGCGAACCGTCGATCGCCTCACGTCTCGATTCCGCAGACCTCGGCGTGAAACGAGCGCAGTACCGCGTCGAGACGCTGCAGCGCGAGCGCGACGAGGCGGACGCCTCGCACCGGGCGGCCGAGGCATCCCATGCGGCCGCGAGGACGCTGCGTGAGAAGCACGACCAGCGGACTCGCTCCCGGGCGGCGCTGGCCGCAGTGGAAGACGCGGAGCCGGGCATCGCCGCCGATCGCGTGACGCTCGCCCGCGCGATCGCCGCAGAGGCGCTCCGCACGCCGATCGAGTCCGCTGCCGATGCCCTCGCCGCGCAGAACCGAGCCGAAGACGGCGTACTGCGCGCCGCCGACGCGTGGCGTGCCCACACCGGCGGCGATGCGCCCGTCCGCGCCGAGCTGGAATCGCTCGTCGAGCGGCTCACCGGCGACGTGGCGGTGTGGGCGGCCGCCGAGACTCGCGAACGCGACCTCGCCCGCACCGTCGACGAGCTCGCCGCCGGGGCTGCGCAGGAGGCGGAGTTCGATGAGCTGCTCGCCGGGCTCGATGTCGTCCGCGACGCCTTTCCCGCACGTCTGGCCGAGCTCGAGATCGAGCTCGCCGCCGCACAGGGCGCCGCAGGCGGGGCGGATGCCGCGATCGCCCACCGCGACGAGATCGCCCACCGGCTCGCCGCAGCCCGTGACGCCGAGAGACTGCGTGTCGCCGCGCGCGACGCCGACGCCGCCTATCTCGCCGCCGGCGCCGAGCACGACGCCGCGCGGCGCCTCGTCACCGACCTTCTCCGGCGCCGGATCGCAGGTCACGCGGGAGAGCTGGCGGCCGGCCTGGTCGACGGCGATCCGTGCGTCGTGTGCGGTTCGACGACTCACCCGTCTCCTGCGCCGTCGTCGGACGACCCCGTCTCCGACGACCAGGTAGCCGAGGCCGAGGCGCTCCGCGACGCGGCGGCGGCGGTGGAGTCCGCGGCCAATGCGCGGGCGACGGCCTCGCGCGAAGAACTCACCGCGGCGGCGGCGCGCGCCGGCGGCGAACAGGTCGCCGCCCTGACGACGGCGCTCGCGAGCGCCGAGGCCGCCGTTGCCACGGCGACCGAGGCCGCCGCGCTCCGCGACCGGCTGACGACGCGGCGTGATGCGCTCGTCGTCGCCGAGGCCGACGCGCGCGCGGAGCGCGAGGCGCTGGCCGCGCGGCTCGCGGCGCTGCGCGAACGGCTCGCCGGACTCGCCGCGCGTGCCGAGTCCGCTCGCATCGCCGTCGACGACGCCCGGGGCGGGTTCGACACCGTCGCGGCGCGCATCGCCGAAGCGACAGGTCGGCGTCGCCTCGCCGCAGCGCTCATCGACGCCCTGAGCGCGGCCGAGACGGCAGGCGACGCCGCGCGACGCGTCGAGCGCGACCGCGACGCGAGGGTCGCGGCATCCGACTTCGCCGACGCAGCGGAGGCGACCGCCGCGCTGCTCGGACCCGCCGAGCGCGCATCGCTCGACGGGGCGATCCGCGAGCACGAGGTCACGCTGCGCACCGAGCGCGATCGGCTGCGCGATCTCGAGCTCGACCTCGCGGGTGAGCCGGAGGAACCCGTCGACGTGGCGGGGGCCGCAGCGGCGCTCGCGACCGCCCGTCAGCGGTGGATCGACGCCGTCGACAGGGCTGCCCAGGCAATGCAGGCGGCCCAGCGCCTCGCCGATCTCGTTTCACGGGCGGCCGGCGCCCACGCGGCCATCGGCGGTCTCGTCGACGACCACGCGGTGATCGAGCGCCTGGCGAACACGGTTGCCGGGCGAGCGCCCAACACCCATCGCATGACACTCGAGTCGTTCGTGCTCGCGGCCGAGCTCGAAGAGATCGTCGAGTCGGCGAACCTTCGCCTGTCCGACATGTCGGCGGGTCGCTACCGGCTTCAGCACAGCGATGCGCTCGCGGCACGCGGGGCGTCCTCGGGTCTCGGGCTCGAGATCATGGACGCCCACACCGGCATGGCCCGCCCCCCGCAGTCGCTCTCCGGCGGCGAGACGTTCCTCGCGTCGCTCGCCCTCGCGCTCGGTCTCGCCGAAGTCGTCACGGCCCGCGCCGGCGGTGTCCGTCTCGACACGCTCTTCATCGACGAGGGGTTCGGCTCGCTCGATGACGACACCCTCGAGCTCGCGATGCGAACTCTCGACGAGCTGCGACAAGGCGGACGGACGGTGGGCCTCATCAGCCACGTCGCCGCGATGAAGGAGCAGATCCCCGCGCAGCTCTCGGTCCAGGCCACCCCGCACGGACCGAGTGTGATCCGGCAGGACGCAGTCACCACCGTCTGA